A single window of Modestobacter italicus DNA harbors:
- a CDS encoding cytochrome P450 — translation MSVPSSDVDLFADEVLLDPYPTYAELRELGAVVHLSANDVYALTRYDVIRGALGDPETFSSRTIGFNPMVNEALQGTSLASDPPVHAQLRATLTENLSPRALRGLKVQIDAKAAALVGDLVGRGSFEAIDALARAFPLEVVADLIGFTGQVRENMLRWGQAAMQVLGPLNQRTAENFPIAGELYGWCSSVTAEELAPGSVGRGIFDAEARGDIPPGSAGNIIHQYLGAGVDTTIAAIGNTVALFAANPDQFDLVRKDPSLVPAAFAEVLRFWVPIHAWGRHVTRDVEIEGTVIPAGSQVAILFGAGNRDHRHYENPDAFLVERNPVDHLSFGYGPHGCAGQGLARLEAHAVIASLATRVQRLVVGEAVRVPSNTTRSIEELPVLEVVPA, via the coding sequence ATGTCCGTTCCGTCTTCCGATGTCGATCTGTTCGCCGACGAGGTCCTCCTCGACCCCTACCCGACCTACGCAGAGCTCCGCGAGCTCGGCGCCGTGGTCCACCTGTCGGCGAACGACGTCTACGCGCTGACCCGCTACGACGTCATCCGCGGCGCGCTCGGCGACCCGGAGACCTTCTCGTCGAGGACGATCGGCTTCAACCCGATGGTCAACGAGGCCCTGCAGGGCACCTCGCTGGCCTCGGACCCGCCGGTGCACGCACAGCTCCGCGCGACGCTGACCGAGAACCTGTCCCCGCGGGCGCTGCGCGGCCTGAAGGTGCAGATCGACGCCAAGGCCGCCGCCCTCGTCGGGGACCTGGTGGGGCGGGGTTCCTTCGAGGCCATCGACGCCCTGGCCCGGGCCTTCCCGCTCGAGGTCGTCGCCGACCTGATCGGTTTCACCGGCCAGGTGCGCGAGAACATGCTGCGCTGGGGCCAGGCCGCGATGCAGGTCCTCGGCCCGCTGAACCAGCGGACCGCGGAGAACTTCCCGATCGCCGGTGAGCTGTACGGCTGGTGCTCCAGCGTCACGGCCGAGGAGCTCGCGCCGGGCTCGGTCGGCCGCGGCATCTTCGACGCCGAGGCCCGCGGCGACATCCCGCCGGGCTCGGCGGGCAACATCATCCACCAGTACCTCGGCGCCGGGGTCGACACGACGATCGCAGCGATCGGCAACACCGTCGCCCTCTTCGCGGCGAACCCCGACCAGTTCGACCTGGTGCGCAAGGACCCCTCGCTCGTGCCGGCGGCCTTCGCCGAGGTGCTCCGCTTCTGGGTGCCCATCCATGCCTGGGGGCGGCACGTCACCCGGGACGTGGAGATCGAGGGGACGGTCATCCCGGCCGGGTCGCAGGTCGCGATCCTCTTCGGCGCCGGCAACCGCGACCACCGCCACTACGAGAACCCCGACGCCTTCCTGGTCGAGCGCAACCCGGTCGACCACCTGTCCTTCGGGTACGGCCCGCACGGTTGCGCCGGCCAGGGCCTGGCGCGCCTCGAGGCGCACGCGGTCATCGCGTCCCTGGCGACCCGCGTCCAGCGCCTGGTGGTCGGCGAGGCGGTGCGCGTGCCGAGCAACACCACCCGCAGCATCGAGGAGCTCCCCGTCCTGGAGGTGGTGCCGGCATGA
- a CDS encoding ferredoxin → MRIVADTVRCEGHGLCADTAPEVYDLDDEALVVLLHDPVPAELERKAEAGARVCPVAALRVEA, encoded by the coding sequence ATGAGGATCGTCGCGGACACCGTCCGGTGCGAGGGCCACGGCCTGTGCGCCGACACCGCACCGGAGGTCTACGACCTCGACGACGAGGCCCTCGTGGTGCTGCTGCACGATCCCGTGCCCGCCGAGCTCGAGCGGAAGGCCGAGGCGGGTGCGCGGGTGTGCCCGGTCGCCGCGTTGCGGGTGGAGGCGTGA
- a CDS encoding NAD(P)/FAD-dependent oxidoreductase, translating into MSRRDVVVVGGSIAALTAVEVLRMEDFDGRITVLSEEDVPPYTRVPLSKGVLAGTESIDDIVLAPLADDVDLRLRTAATALDLDTKTVHTPSGPVHYDGLVIATGGRARRLGTPDQQERVLRTHGDCARLRDALAAASSVLVVGGGFLGMEVASTARALGKEVTVVDLALPLDRLLGTVVGGYVRSVATQAGVRIVVTDGGVRLQGAPTPTGVQLVDGTRLEADLVVSAVGDVPNVEWLAGSGVAVRGGLVVDHRCRVAPDVVAAGDVTVTSVGDGQLTRSPQWTNAVEQARTAVQALLHGDAAAPYRPSRYCWTEQFGLDVKMVGEPDAQGGPAVLDGALDSGSALLAWPDAGTPRTVIAVNHRTPPAKLKRLLRPAQGALLC; encoded by the coding sequence GTGAGCCGGCGCGACGTGGTCGTCGTCGGCGGGTCCATCGCGGCGTTGACCGCGGTGGAGGTGCTCCGGATGGAGGACTTCGACGGTCGGATCACCGTGCTCAGCGAGGAGGACGTGCCGCCCTACACCCGGGTGCCGCTGTCCAAGGGCGTGCTCGCCGGCACGGAGTCGATCGACGACATCGTGCTCGCTCCGCTGGCCGACGACGTCGACCTGCGGCTGCGCACGGCGGCGACGGCGCTGGACCTGGACACGAAGACCGTGCACACCCCCTCCGGGCCGGTGCACTACGACGGCCTGGTCATCGCCACCGGCGGGCGCGCCCGCCGGCTGGGCACCCCCGACCAGCAGGAGCGCGTGCTGCGCACGCACGGCGACTGCGCCCGGCTCCGGGACGCCCTGGCCGCGGCCTCCTCCGTCCTGGTCGTGGGCGGGGGGTTCCTCGGCATGGAGGTCGCCTCCACCGCCCGCGCGCTGGGCAAGGAGGTCACCGTCGTCGACCTGGCCCTGCCGCTGGACCGGCTGCTCGGCACGGTCGTGGGCGGGTACGTGCGCTCGGTGGCCACGCAGGCCGGCGTCCGGATCGTCGTCACCGACGGCGGCGTCCGGCTGCAGGGTGCCCCGACGCCCACCGGGGTGCAGCTGGTCGACGGCACCCGGCTGGAGGCCGACCTGGTCGTCTCCGCGGTCGGGGACGTCCCCAACGTCGAGTGGCTGGCCGGCTCGGGTGTCGCGGTGCGCGGCGGGCTGGTCGTCGACCACCGCTGCCGGGTCGCGCCCGACGTCGTCGCGGCCGGTGACGTCACCGTGACCTCGGTGGGTGACGGTCAGCTGACCCGCTCCCCGCAGTGGACCAACGCCGTCGAGCAGGCCCGCACCGCGGTGCAGGCGCTGCTGCACGGCGACGCGGCCGCGCCCTACCGGCCCTCCCGGTACTGCTGGACCGAGCAATTCGGTCTCGACGTCAAAATGGTCGGCGAGCCCGACGCGCAGGGCGGGCCCGCCGTGCTCGACGGGGCGCTCGACTCCGGCTCGGCGCTGCTGGCCTGGCCGGACGCCGGCACCCCGCGCACCGTCATCGCGGTCAACCACCGCACTCCCCCGGCGAAGCTCAAGCGCCTCCTCCGGCCTGCTCAAGGAGCCCTGTTGTGCTGA
- a CDS encoding aryldialkylphosphatase — MNTVLGPVPAADLGVVAVHESLLSVVPGAEHAYDITIDRAEVFETLAGKLTAFRAAGGGTVVDSTGMFHGRDVRLYQALSRSTGVHVVASTGMGPEEDLGGYFLTPQTNPPTPWPAERFADLFAREVTEGMVVPRVERRGSAGIVATTATRAGATPTDQSLVRGAARAALATGLPVSLRHGADALADLQLVLDEGLPADRVVVGGLDRAEAVAAGWPAAVAERGAYVAIDHVGLDDDADVVRDADRVALVTQLVEAGAADRVLLSSNAIGQAFGQPGYDLPFGHVLTSFVPLLRSHGVHDEDVQRFLVGNPRDLLAVR, encoded by the coding sequence GTGAACACCGTCCTGGGTCCCGTCCCCGCAGCCGACCTCGGCGTCGTCGCCGTCCACGAGTCCCTGCTCTCCGTGGTCCCCGGGGCCGAGCACGCCTACGACATCACCATCGACCGCGCCGAGGTCTTCGAGACCCTCGCCGGCAAGCTGACCGCCTTCCGGGCGGCCGGCGGCGGCACGGTCGTGGACAGCACGGGCATGTTCCACGGCCGCGACGTCCGGCTGTACCAGGCGCTGTCCCGGTCGACCGGCGTGCACGTCGTCGCCTCGACCGGCATGGGTCCGGAGGAGGACCTGGGCGGCTACTTCCTCACCCCGCAGACCAACCCGCCGACCCCCTGGCCGGCGGAGCGGTTCGCCGACCTGTTCGCCCGCGAGGTCACCGAGGGCATGGTCGTCCCGCGGGTGGAGCGCCGCGGCAGCGCTGGCATCGTGGCCACCACCGCCACCCGGGCGGGCGCCACCCCCACCGACCAGAGCCTCGTCCGCGGTGCCGCCCGCGCCGCGCTGGCCACCGGCCTCCCGGTCTCGCTGCGCCACGGCGCGGACGCGCTGGCCGACCTGCAGCTCGTCCTCGACGAGGGCCTGCCCGCCGACCGCGTGGTCGTCGGCGGCCTCGACCGGGCCGAGGCCGTCGCCGCCGGCTGGCCCGCGGCCGTGGCCGAGCGGGGCGCCTACGTCGCTATCGACCACGTCGGGCTCGACGACGACGCCGACGTCGTCCGGGACGCCGACCGCGTCGCCCTGGTGACCCAGCTGGTCGAGGCCGGCGCGGCCGACCGGGTCCTGCTCTCGTCCAACGCCATCGGCCAGGCGTTCGGCCAGCCGGGCTACGACCTTCCCTTCGGCCACGTGCTCACGTCCTTCGTCCCGCTCCTGAGGTCGCACGGGGTCCACGACGAGGACGTCCAACGCTTCCTGGTCGGCAACCCCCGCGACCTGCTCGCGGTGCGCTGA
- a CDS encoding phosphotriesterase — MSRVNTVLGPIAPEELGLVAVHEHIGYGMPGSELDTQWWKSPEQRYAETVPKLRAFAEHSAAYGGATFVDATGICNGRDVDYYKSLSAKTGVHIVAATGFVGGDTALRFFADASVDYLMRQFLHEITVGIGDTGSRAGIIKVGVSRGFKMKELDLRIYRAAARAALLSGVPIFTHLAVDVEPALAVFAEEGLPLDRVLFGHADDGVSQGKVNQTAILDGGGRIGFDTFGYDLELPDPPFWGRHRAERLEHFLGLVRGGYLDQVLASADANCSPLGWPGVKGHTVNYIFEQLIPDLRAEGVDEATISRIFVTNPADFLTLQH, encoded by the coding sequence ATGTCCCGCGTCAACACAGTCCTGGGCCCGATCGCGCCCGAGGAGCTCGGCCTCGTCGCCGTCCACGAGCACATCGGCTACGGCATGCCCGGCTCGGAGCTGGACACCCAGTGGTGGAAGAGCCCCGAGCAGCGCTACGCCGAAACCGTCCCGAAGCTGCGGGCCTTCGCCGAGCACAGCGCGGCCTACGGCGGCGCCACCTTCGTCGACGCCACCGGCATCTGCAACGGCCGCGACGTCGACTACTACAAGTCGCTGTCGGCCAAGACCGGGGTGCACATCGTCGCGGCCACCGGTTTCGTGGGCGGTGACACCGCGCTGCGCTTCTTCGCCGACGCCAGCGTCGACTACCTCATGCGGCAGTTCCTGCACGAGATCACCGTCGGCATCGGCGACACCGGGAGCAGGGCCGGGATCATCAAGGTCGGCGTCAGCCGGGGCTTCAAGATGAAGGAGCTGGACCTGCGCATCTACCGCGCCGCGGCCCGCGCCGCGCTGCTGTCGGGGGTGCCGATCTTCACCCACCTGGCGGTGGACGTGGAGCCCGCCCTCGCGGTCTTCGCCGAGGAGGGCCTGCCGCTGGACCGGGTGCTGTTCGGGCACGCCGATGACGGCGTCAGCCAGGGCAAGGTGAACCAGACGGCGATCCTCGACGGCGGCGGGCGGATCGGTTTCGACACGTTCGGCTACGACCTGGAGCTGCCCGACCCGCCGTTCTGGGGCCGGCACCGCGCCGAGCGCCTCGAGCACTTCCTGGGCCTGGTCCGGGGTGGTTACCTCGACCAGGTGCTCGCCTCCGCCGACGCCAACTGCAGCCCGCTGGGCTGGCCCGGCGTCAAGGGCCACACCGTCAACTACATCTTCGAGCAGCTCATCCCCGACCTGCGGGCCGAGGGCGTCGACGAGGCCACGATCTCCCGGATCTTCGTCACCAACCCCGCCGACTTCCTGACCCTCCAGCACTGA
- a CDS encoding FAD-dependent oxidoreductase produces the protein MDIKDLTIAVVGAGYGGAAVAKGLSLLGADVAVYEQAGQIKEVGAGIGLRPSTMDRFRQWGVFDAIDAVSSASDYFEILTADGHPIAKDSWPGMDDYAVTTHTHLIHRGDFIDALLSVLPEGMVRVGHKLDSVVDRGERSVLTFTNGETVEADLVIGADGIRSVVRAQLFGEQQPVFSGERAYRVVISADDAHGMVIDDNLRMYVGRGSKVYLLPLRHRNGLSYDITALNADPDWSPKVTKDELVATVQGFDERIVRIAEDLDVASVNVRGVYDIDPVERWHTGSVVLLGDAAHAMLHHQGQGANSAIMDAGALVDALRDGDSVPAALAAYQAERKPVTDELQRISRNGWTEGELDDVFPGQKPVSQQAAGQAGR, from the coding sequence ATGGACATCAAGGACCTGACGATCGCCGTCGTCGGAGCGGGCTACGGCGGCGCCGCGGTCGCCAAGGGGCTGAGCCTGCTCGGCGCCGACGTCGCCGTGTACGAGCAGGCCGGCCAGATCAAGGAGGTCGGCGCCGGCATCGGCCTGCGCCCCTCCACCATGGACCGGTTCCGCCAGTGGGGCGTCTTCGACGCGATCGACGCGGTCAGCTCGGCGAGTGACTACTTCGAGATCCTCACCGCTGACGGGCACCCGATCGCCAAGGACTCCTGGCCGGGCATGGACGACTACGCGGTGACGACGCACACCCACCTGATCCACCGCGGGGACTTTATCGACGCCCTGCTCAGCGTGCTCCCCGAGGGCATGGTGCGGGTGGGGCACAAGCTGGACAGCGTGGTCGACCGGGGCGAGCGCTCGGTGCTGACCTTCACCAACGGCGAGACCGTCGAGGCCGACCTGGTCATCGGCGCGGACGGCATCCGCTCCGTGGTGCGCGCGCAGCTGTTCGGCGAGCAGCAGCCGGTGTTCTCCGGCGAGCGCGCCTACCGGGTGGTGATCTCCGCCGACGACGCCCACGGCATGGTCATCGACGACAACCTGCGGATGTACGTCGGCCGCGGGTCGAAGGTCTACCTGCTGCCGCTGCGGCACCGCAACGGGCTGTCCTACGACATCACCGCGCTCAACGCCGACCCCGACTGGTCACCCAAGGTCACCAAGGACGAGCTGGTCGCGACGGTGCAGGGCTTCGACGAGCGGATCGTGCGGATCGCCGAGGACCTGGACGTGGCCTCGGTCAACGTCCGGGGCGTCTACGACATCGACCCGGTCGAGCGCTGGCACACCGGCTCGGTGGTGCTGCTCGGCGATGCCGCGCATGCGATGCTGCACCACCAGGGCCAGGGCGCGAACTCCGCGATCATGGACGCCGGTGCCCTGGTGGACGCCCTGCGCGACGGCGACTCGGTCCCGGCAGCGCTGGCCGCTTACCAGGCCGAGCGCAAGCCGGTCACCGACGAGCTGCAGCGCATCTCCCGCAACGGCTGGACCGAGGGCGAGCTCGACGACGTCTTCCCCGGCCAGAAGCCCGTCTCCCAGCAAGCCGCCGGGCAGGCCGGCCGGTGA
- a CDS encoding alpha/beta hydrolase produces MTLHPEVARVLATLPAPPSGPLDPAALRAGEEAQVPPVAERLPLHAVEDTTADGVPVRVYTPVAADTYGLLVYLHGGAFFLGSLETHDHVARSLAQATGLKVIAAGYRRAPESAFPAGLQDCYGVVRWAVAHGAELDWDGGTLALAGDSSGANFVAAVTAMAHDEGFDRVTAQVLYYPSLDLDFDVDRYPSLRENAEGYGLETAGLAPFNAFYLDSGADPADPLVSPIKRADLTGLPPALVVTAEHDPLRDEGELYAARLAEAGVDVQVSRYPGAGHGFVQHFSWLPDFARVFTETAEFLAAHEATGEPAR; encoded by the coding sequence GTGACCCTGCACCCCGAGGTCGCCAGGGTGCTGGCGACCCTGCCCGCGCCTCCCTCCGGCCCGCTGGACCCGGCGGCGCTGCGGGCCGGTGAGGAGGCACAGGTCCCGCCGGTCGCCGAGCGGCTGCCCTTGCACGCGGTCGAGGACACCACCGCGGACGGCGTCCCCGTGCGGGTCTACACGCCGGTGGCGGCCGACACCTACGGCCTGCTGGTGTACCTGCACGGCGGCGCGTTCTTCCTGGGCAGCCTGGAGACCCACGACCACGTCGCCCGGTCCCTGGCGCAGGCGACCGGGCTGAAGGTGATCGCCGCTGGCTACCGGCGGGCGCCGGAGTCGGCATTCCCGGCGGGCCTGCAGGACTGCTACGGCGTGGTCCGCTGGGCCGTGGCGCACGGCGCCGAGCTGGACTGGGACGGCGGCACCCTGGCGCTGGCCGGCGACAGCTCCGGTGCGAACTTCGTCGCCGCCGTCACCGCGATGGCGCACGACGAGGGCTTCGACCGGGTCACCGCCCAGGTGCTGTACTACCCGTCGCTGGACCTGGACTTCGACGTCGACCGCTACCCCTCGTTGCGGGAGAACGCCGAGGGCTACGGGCTGGAGACTGCGGGGCTCGCGCCGTTCAACGCGTTCTACCTGGACAGCGGCGCCGACCCGGCCGACCCGCTGGTCTCCCCGATCAAGCGCGCCGACCTCACCGGGCTCCCGCCCGCGCTGGTCGTCACCGCCGAGCACGACCCGCTACGGGACGAGGGCGAGCTGTACGCGGCACGGCTGGCCGAGGCCGGGGTGGACGTGCAGGTCAGCCGGTACCCCGGCGCCGGGCACGGCTTCGTCCAGCACTTCTCCTGGCTGCCGGACTTCGCCCGGGTGTTCACCGAGACGGCGGAGTTCCTGGCTGCGCACGAGGCCACCGGGGAGCCCGCGCGATGA
- a CDS encoding MBL fold metallo-hydrolase, with the protein MTVDIHPLVSPWGRFGLYSFFIDSPEPAIVDTGIASSPAEGMAPALAALGRRISDVRWILLTHGHIDHVGGTHALWELTGRRAQVVISAADAPMLRSRRAHVEEYRAGRGRYLPDPAGEAGVAAAGEAVISGELEPTVLVTGGETLSLGGDVTVSVHAVPGHTPGSVAYVVDGQDDVFVGDAVQVHGAANGFPGYTDPRAYRASLQHLRDVVRPQHLYLGHPYRTAAGVPYGVQLDRQQAQEALQASLDIEARVAAAATRHQPEDSASPYSPYARVAEELGYTGDPTLEPSPFFTTLHGYHAARPRGAARP; encoded by the coding sequence ATGACGGTGGACATCCACCCGCTGGTCTCCCCCTGGGGGCGGTTCGGCCTCTACAGCTTCTTCATCGACTCCCCCGAGCCGGCCATCGTCGACACCGGCATCGCCTCCTCCCCCGCCGAGGGCATGGCACCGGCGCTGGCGGCGCTGGGACGCCGGATCTCCGACGTCCGCTGGATCCTGCTCACCCACGGGCACATCGACCACGTCGGCGGCACGCACGCGCTGTGGGAGCTCACCGGCCGGCGCGCCCAGGTGGTCATCTCGGCGGCCGACGCACCGATGCTGCGCTCGCGCCGCGCGCACGTCGAGGAGTACCGGGCCGGACGGGGACGCTACCTGCCCGACCCCGCGGGCGAGGCGGGAGTGGCCGCCGCGGGCGAGGCGGTCATCTCCGGGGAGCTGGAGCCCACGGTGCTGGTCACCGGCGGGGAGACGCTGTCGCTGGGCGGGGACGTGACCGTCTCGGTGCACGCCGTCCCCGGGCACACCCCCGGATCGGTCGCCTACGTCGTCGACGGTCAGGACGACGTCTTCGTCGGCGACGCGGTGCAGGTGCACGGCGCGGCCAACGGGTTCCCCGGCTACACCGACCCGCGCGCCTACCGGGCCAGCCTGCAACACCTGCGCGACGTCGTCCGGCCGCAGCACCTGTACCTGGGGCATCCCTACCGCACCGCCGCCGGCGTGCCCTACGGCGTGCAGCTGGACCGTCAGCAGGCACAGGAGGCGCTGCAGGCCAGCCTGGACATCGAGGCCCGGGTGGCTGCGGCCGCCACCCGGCACCAGCCCGAGGACTCGGCCTCCCCGTACTCCCCCTACGCCCGCGTCGCCGAGGAGCTCGGCTACACCGGCGACCCCACCCTCGAGCCCTCCCCCTTCTTCACCACGCTGCACGGGTACCACGCTGCACGGCCACGAGGAGCTGCACGACCATGA
- a CDS encoding CocE/NonD family hydrolase gives MSDVHQIDAGGRPIAVRKDLRVPMRDGVALAADVYSAPGNTPRPALVALSPYGKELQALALTMPPQRRPSPMWDGCIEAGDIARVVGEGYAHVIGDLRGSGASEGEHIGNYNAGGVSLGQDAYDLIEWVAAQPWCDGNVGMIGISYFGSMQVLAAAERPPHLKAIFVSGGHFDFYETTYHGGIMWFMPRAAREGRGGDSGWAFTDRITSRMLETHSAEEVAKRVAERLADPDVAAWPNLVHVLNYPQHHEAWFDIVLNELDGEWYEERNPINLAQDIDIPVYLQIDQGRGWTVDGHIELFETLQSPKKLVIGAYPPMQSRPWVEEHDEMFRWYEYWLKDIDNGIMDEPAVSVFVEGTREVVTGDTWPPRDVEYRPLYLRPRRVLSPKPELMGPAAAAPDGFYQAPLTVTDQVQVISWSTGAFEEPTELMGTGAAHLFVEIDQPDTNLILRLWDSAPGGKRQLVTTGYLKASHRELDEERSTEGSPVHPHTRAVPVEPGRIEEYVVRLHPMTTTFLPGHKLEVELSNDEPLADDHNALLPPDAFHLPVGRPVTHKVYRDAAHPSRLVLPFTSRAAAE, from the coding sequence ATGAGCGACGTCCACCAGATCGACGCCGGCGGGCGGCCGATCGCCGTCCGCAAGGACCTCCGGGTCCCGATGCGCGACGGCGTGGCGCTCGCCGCGGACGTCTACTCCGCCCCCGGGAACACCCCGCGGCCGGCGTTGGTCGCGCTCAGCCCCTACGGCAAGGAGCTGCAGGCGCTCGCGCTGACCATGCCGCCGCAGCGCCGACCCAGCCCGATGTGGGACGGCTGCATCGAGGCCGGCGACATCGCCCGCGTCGTGGGTGAGGGCTACGCGCACGTCATCGGCGACCTCCGCGGCTCCGGGGCGTCCGAAGGCGAGCACATCGGCAACTACAACGCCGGCGGGGTGTCCCTGGGCCAGGACGCCTACGACCTGATCGAGTGGGTCGCCGCGCAGCCCTGGTGCGACGGCAACGTCGGCATGATCGGCATCTCCTACTTCGGGTCGATGCAGGTGCTCGCCGCTGCCGAGCGCCCGCCGCACCTCAAGGCGATCTTCGTCTCCGGTGGGCACTTCGACTTCTACGAGACCACCTACCACGGCGGGATCATGTGGTTCATGCCGCGCGCCGCCCGCGAGGGGCGCGGCGGTGACTCCGGCTGGGCGTTCACCGACCGGATCACCTCCCGGATGCTGGAGACGCACTCCGCCGAGGAGGTCGCGAAGCGGGTCGCCGAGCGGCTGGCCGACCCCGACGTCGCCGCCTGGCCGAACCTGGTGCACGTGCTGAACTATCCCCAACACCACGAGGCCTGGTTCGACATCGTGCTCAACGAGCTCGACGGCGAGTGGTACGAGGAGCGGAACCCGATCAACCTCGCGCAGGACATCGACATCCCGGTGTACCTGCAGATCGACCAGGGCCGCGGCTGGACCGTCGACGGCCACATCGAGCTGTTCGAGACCCTCCAGAGCCCCAAGAAGCTGGTCATCGGCGCCTACCCGCCCATGCAGTCGCGCCCCTGGGTCGAGGAGCACGACGAGATGTTCCGCTGGTACGAGTACTGGCTCAAGGACATCGACAACGGGATCATGGATGAGCCCGCGGTGAGCGTCTTCGTCGAGGGCACCCGCGAGGTGGTCACCGGCGACACCTGGCCGCCCCGGGACGTGGAGTACCGGCCGCTGTACCTGCGCCCCCGGCGGGTGCTCTCACCGAAGCCCGAGCTGATGGGCCCGGCGGCCGCCGCGCCGGACGGCTTCTACCAGGCGCCGCTCACGGTGACCGACCAGGTGCAGGTGATCAGCTGGAGCACCGGTGCGTTCGAGGAGCCGACGGAGCTGATGGGGACCGGTGCGGCACACCTGTTCGTCGAGATCGACCAGCCGGACACCAACCTGATCCTCCGGCTGTGGGACTCCGCGCCGGGCGGCAAGCGCCAGCTGGTGACCACCGGCTACCTCAAGGCCTCGCACCGCGAGCTCGACGAAGAGCGCTCCACCGAGGGCAGCCCGGTGCACCCGCACACCCGGGCGGTGCCGGTCGAGCCCGGGCGGATCGAGGAGTACGTCGTGCGGCTTCACCCGATGACCACCACGTTCCTGCCCGGCCACAAACTGGAGGTCGAGCTGTCCAACGACGAGCCGCTCGCCGACGACCACAACGCGCTGCTGCCCCCCGACGCCTTCCACCTGCCGGTGGGCCGACCCGTGACGCACAAGGTCTACCGGGACGCCGCGCACCCGTCCCGCCTCGTGCTGCCCTTCACGTCCCGGGCGGCCGCGGAGTAG
- a CDS encoding methyl-accepting chemotaxis protein codes for MDVAQDEVPPAHSVRSRFRGIGLRGRLLAAFGVVALLTVGVGALGVTRMATLSSQADAVYSEGAVPLRQLLTLQSTWWEFQSYTTRISLTNVTPDVIADAAQRAGAARTVVEDLTDQLGSAPLQGGARSAFQAFRESAGTYLAASDQLQQGLAVGDQSVLATVVPVLQRTELEVADALRAATDAQARVAAQTAGAATDAYTSARTVTVVAVLAALLASVGLAVLMARTLIRPVVRVRAVLQEVRRGNLRVRVGVTGGAEIGEVAAALDETLDSLAAVLGLVHDSAVQLDTASQQLNQGAVAMATGARTAAGQADVVVASAGVVAASVDTVATGSQQMEAAIREISQNASEASRVAGQAVSVAENTTRTVGKLGDSSQEIATVVKLINGIAEQTNLLALNATIEAARAGEAGKGFAVVASEVKELAQETARATEDISQRVEAIQADTAGAVAAIGEISNVIGRINDYQATIAAAVEEQTATTNEMNRNVAEAAGSSRSIVEAISGLAAGTQQTNERVADAQGSAAQLARMSEQLQRAVQRFTV; via the coding sequence ATGGACGTCGCACAGGACGAGGTGCCGCCGGCGCACAGCGTACGAAGCCGGTTCCGCGGGATCGGGCTGCGCGGGCGCCTGCTGGCCGCCTTCGGGGTGGTCGCGCTGCTGACCGTCGGTGTGGGCGCGCTGGGGGTCACCCGGATGGCCACGCTGAGCAGCCAGGCCGACGCCGTCTACTCGGAGGGGGCGGTGCCGCTGCGCCAGCTGCTCACCCTGCAGTCGACGTGGTGGGAGTTCCAGTCCTACACGACCCGGATCAGCCTCACGAACGTGACGCCCGACGTGATCGCCGACGCCGCCCAGCGGGCTGGGGCCGCCCGGACGGTCGTGGAGGACCTGACCGACCAGCTGGGGTCGGCGCCGTTGCAAGGCGGCGCGCGGTCGGCGTTCCAGGCGTTCCGCGAGTCGGCGGGCACCTACCTCGCGGCGAGCGACCAGCTGCAGCAGGGGCTGGCCGTCGGCGACCAGTCCGTCCTGGCCACGGTGGTGCCCGTCCTGCAGCGCACCGAGCTGGAGGTGGCCGACGCGCTCAGGGCGGCGACCGACGCCCAGGCCCGAGTTGCGGCGCAGACGGCCGGGGCTGCCACCGACGCGTACACCTCCGCGCGGACGGTCACCGTCGTCGCGGTCCTGGCGGCGCTGCTGGCGTCGGTCGGGCTGGCGGTGCTGATGGCCCGCACGCTCATCCGCCCGGTCGTGCGGGTCCGCGCGGTGCTCCAGGAGGTCCGCCGCGGGAACCTGCGGGTCCGGGTCGGGGTGACCGGGGGAGCGGAGATCGGCGAGGTCGCCGCGGCACTCGACGAGACCCTGGACTCCCTCGCCGCCGTGCTCGGCCTGGTGCACGACTCGGCGGTCCAGTTGGACACCGCCTCGCAGCAGCTCAACCAGGGCGCGGTGGCCATGGCGACCGGCGCCCGGACGGCGGCCGGTCAGGCCGACGTGGTCGTCGCCTCGGCCGGGGTCGTCGCCGCGAGCGTGGACACCGTCGCGACCGGCTCGCAGCAGATGGAGGCGGCGATCCGGGAGATCAGCCAGAACGCCAGCGAGGCCTCCCGGGTGGCCGGTCAGGCGGTGAGCGTGGCGGAGAACACCACCCGCACCGTCGGCAAGCTGGGGGACTCCTCGCAGGAGATCGCGACCGTGGTCAAGCTGATCAACGGCATCGCCGAGCAGACCAACCTGCTCGCGCTCAACGCCACCATCGAGGCCGCCCGCGCCGGCGAGGCCGGCAAGGGCTTCGCCGTGGTGGCCAGCGAGGTCAAGGAGCTGGCGCAGGAGACCGCGCGGGCCACCGAGGACATCTCCCAGCGGGTCGAGGCCATCCAGGCCGACACCGCCGGCGCGGTCGCCGCCATCGGCGAGATCAGCAACGTCATCGGCCGGATCAACGACTACCAGGCCACCATCGCCGCCGCGGTGGAGGAGCAGACCGCGACGACCAACGAGATGAACCGCAACGTGGCGGAGGCGGCGGGCAGCTCACGCAGCATCGTCGAGGCGATCTCCGGGCTGGCCGCCGGCACCCAGCAGACCAACGAGCGCGTCGCGGACGCCCAGGGGTCGGCAGCACAGCTGGCGCGGATGAGCGAGCAGCTCCAGCGGGCGGTCCAGCGCTTCACCGTGTGA